TGAATCCCAGATGGACGACGAGCGCAAGCAGCACAAGTTTATCTCGTTCCTGTTCTATCAGGCGGTGCGCGACCTGAAGCCCGTGTGGATGCTGGAGGACATGCGCACCATGGAGGCGTTTTACTGGGAGGAGGACGCGAAGCAGAGGACGTACAGCCCGTCCGAAGCGCTCCTCTACGCAATCGTGCACGACCACCAGCCGTACGCGCAGTATCTGCTCAGCCAGTATTCGGACGAGGCGCTGGCCATGCCCGGGGAGCGCTTCTGCTGCTGCCCGTCCTCCGCGCCGCACCTAGCCATGGCCGTCCGCTACGACCGACGGGACATTCTGGGTCACATATTGCAGGTGGCGCACCGCCTGCCGGGCCTGCGCTCGTACATGAACCGCGGCGGCTGCTTCCATCTGGAGGACGGTAAGACCCCGCTCCATCTGGCCTGCGAACTGCTGCGCGCCGACGCCGTCATGCTGTTGCTAGGCAACGGCGCGTCCCCGCAGGCCGTGGACCACAATGGCATGACGCCGCTCGACGTCATTCTCCAGCAGCTGTGGGACTCCAAGGTGAACGTGGGGGCCAAGAAGTCCTGTCTGGACAACCTGCTGATGTTCATGCCGGTGATGCGCTTCAAAATGAAGAGTTCCCTGCAGAAAGAGCGCAAGTGCTGGTCCCAGGTGCTCGGGGAGGACAAACTCAACTACCTCATCGGACGGGATCCGGCGCCGCTCTTCCTCATCGCCATGCAGAGGATCCTGGCGCAGCTGCCGCCCGAGCAGTTCCCCAAGAGCCTGGATAAACTGCCCATCCCAGCCTCCCTCAAACCCCTGcccaaaccacacacacacggcAGCCAGTTAAAAGTGGcctgatgtgtgtgtgcgtgtgcgcgtgcgtgtgtgtgtgtgtggcatgaACTGTATGGACGATCAAAACCACGAGCAAACGTGAGCACTACTGTCTTCCTGTTTGTTGTCTTACACTCGTTTTAATCATGTATGTGAATTCAAATAATCTATGATCTGATTTTAAAACTgttggacccactttatattgtgtctttaactactaacatttaaattaatcaattGATACAATGCGCTTATTGTGTCGAAacacttatatttaaaaatacctgcatgaaatgacatctataattacactgttgaccttcTCTtacatcttaaagggatagttcagccagaaatgaaaattctgtcatcatttcctcaCCCTCAGGTGAgtaagatgttttgaagaatatgggtaaccaaacagtttatGGGCCCCTATGgagggaaaaaatatatatatatggaaagcAATGGGGTCCataaactgtttggttacccatatctTCATACAAAAattcacacaggtttggaacatatTGAGGATGAACTGACCCATACCAGCAAACCCATCCTAACACCTCACTAACAGCAGAAGTGTTTTACAGTACATCATTAACACCATAAGTGCATTGTacctaacattttttttacataaatacatggtagttaaagggttagttcacccactcattaattactcaccctcgtgtcgatccacacccgtaagaccttcgttcatcttcagaacacaaattaagctatttttgatgaaatccgagaggtacatgactcatccatagacagcaatataatcaacactttcaaagtccagaaaggtactaaagacatcgttaaaacagtcatgtgactgcagtggatcaaccttaatgttatgaagagacgagaatactttttgtgcacaaaaacaaaacaaaaataacgactttattcaacaatctctactcttctgtcattctcatacgttgtttacatccagcacttccaggttctacatcagaacgccgactcattattggccggctcctgcatcagtgTCACACGCTTGATCACGTGaccagctttggccaatactgaaccggcattcagacgtaaacacggaaaCCTTCACTGCGTCACCTGCGTaagataatgacagggaagagattgttgaataaagtggttatttttgttttgtttttgcgcacaaaaagtattcgcgtcttttcataacattaaggttgaaccactgcagtcacatgactgttgacaatgatgtctttagtacctttctggaccttgaaagtgacGTTAAATGGACGAgacatatacctctcggatttcatcaaaaatatcttaatttgtgttctgaagatgaatgatggtcttacgggtgtggaacgacatgagggtgagtaattaatgacagaatttgatttttgggtgaagtaaccctttaaattcACCTTATATAAGGTGGGACCAAACTTTTATACTTGATACAAAATATGCAAACTCTACTGTATGAGTTGATGTGAGATTTATTTATGAAGGCTGTCTGGCTCTTTACCTCATGAACCTCCTGTGCTGATCTGAGAGCAGTGAAACGGACTGATTAAAACAATCCTGATCCAGAGTTTCTGTCTCTGTCCTCTTCTGTATTTATCAGGAGGGTGGGGTTTTCCTCAGGGGAAACAGTGTCTTGAGCAAGATCTCGACCTGTTCATCtcaggccctgtttccacctggtattgaGATGCAATTTGGTCAATAGATGATGGACACACattcctgtttacacctggtgttttagtctgtctcttttgtccactttcatccatttctgtcctgatttctttgaggggagggtaaatctatgggttttttcggatctttcaatctaatggacaaaataaactcacacaatttacatatgaacatgACCGGAGACAACAGGAAACACACGGAGAGCAGCTTttatttctgctctgacagcctcAAGACCGACCAAactctgtgagtgtgtgttagaaatcaggagtggtgagagaacattgtgcttggtatgttTTTCATCTACAATCCAAACTGCAGGCTtgcagtggtcgaaagtggacaggatgaaaatgttttacaccccgtttaca
This genomic window from Chanodichthys erythropterus isolate Z2021 chromosome 4, ASM2448905v1, whole genome shotgun sequence contains:
- the zgc:112001 gene encoding ankyrin repeat domain-containing protein 9, which produces MDDERKQHKFISFLFYQAVRDLKPVWMLEDMRTMEAFYWEEDAKQRTYSPSEALLYAIVHDHQPYAQYLLSQYSDEALAMPGERFCCCPSSAPHLAMAVRYDRRDILGHILQVAHRLPGLRSYMNRGGCFHLEDGKTPLHLACELLRADAVMLLLGNGASPQAVDHNGMTPLDVILQQLWDSKVNVGAKKSCLDNLLMFMPVMRFKMKSSLQKERKCWSQVLGEDKLNYLIGRDPAPLFLIAMQRILAQLPPEQFPKSLDKLPIPASLKPLPKPHTHGSQLKVA